Proteins encoded together in one Triticum dicoccoides isolate Atlit2015 ecotype Zavitan chromosome 7B, WEW_v2.0, whole genome shotgun sequence window:
- the LOC119335467 gene encoding berberine bridge enzyme-like 27 encodes MAVSTRMALLIAVCFLGCYVSVPSLAASGDFLQCLSSSIPSERVFTPDSPSFTSVLVSSIRNPKFFTPTTVRPLCIVTPTNASHVQAAVLCGRRHDVRVRVRSGGHDYEGLSYRSERPEVFAVVDLANLRSVRVDRGAATAWVDSGATVGELYYAVAKAAPGLAFPAGVCSTMGLGGHISGGGLGMMMRKYGLSVDNVLDATLVDANGRLLDKEAMGSDLFWAIRGGGGGNFGVVLSWKIRLVPVPPTVTFSNIQKTVDQGAASAVTKWQTLAPALPEDLSIRVIVQNQHALFQTLYLGGCSALVRAMSSQFPELGMTRADCREMSWLQSTVYINSGDTKTLVETLLNRTTSLSTFTKNKSDYVKQAITKETWEKIFPWFNSSAAGLMILEPHGRRVGSIADEDTPYPHRSSVLYNIQYVAFWTGNGTDGPNWIGGLYNFMEPFVSKNPRGAYVNYRDLDIGENTVVGGVTTYESGKVWGESYFGGNFERLAITKGKVDAGDYFRNEQSVPPLLSRK; translated from the coding sequence ATGGCGGTTTCCACACGCATGGCACTCTTGATCGCAGTTTGCTTCCTCGGTTGCTACGTGTCCGTCCCGTCCTTGGCTGCCTCCGGCGACTTCCTCCAGTGCCTCTCGTCCAGCATCCCCAGCGAGCGCGTGTTCACGCCGGATTCGCCGTCGTTCACTTCCGTCCTGGTGTCGTCCATCCGGAACCCCAAGTTCTTCACCCCGACGACGGTGAGGCCGCTCTGCATCGTGACGCCCACCAACGCGTCCCACGTCCAGGCCGCGGTGCTCTGCGGCCGCCGCCACGACGTGCGCGTCCGCGTGCGCAGCGGCGGGCACGACTACGAGGGGCTCTCGTACCGGTCCGAGCGCCCCGAGGTGTTCGCGGTGGTCGACCTCGCCAACCTCCGCTCCGTGCGCGTCGACCGGGGCGCGGCCACCGCGTGGGTGGACTCGGGCGCGACGGTCGGGGAGCTGTACTACGCCGTCGCCAAGGCGGCGCCCGGACTCGCGTTCCCGGCCGGCGTGTGCTCGACCATGGGCTTGGGCGGCCACAtcagcggcggcggcttgggcatgATGATGCGCAAGTACGGCCTCTCCGTCGACAACGTCCTCGACGCCACGCTGGTCGACGCCAACGGGAGGCTGCTGGACAAGGAGGCCATGGGGAGCGACCTCTTCTGGGccatccgcggcggcggcggcgggaactTCGGCGTCGTGCTGTCGTGGAAGATCAGGCTTGTACCGGTCCCACCGACAGTGACGTTCTCCAACATCCAGAAGACCGTTGACCAGGGCGCGGCCAGCGCCGTGACCAAATGGCAGACGCTCGCGCCGGCCCTCCCCGAGGACCTCAGCATACGGGTGATCGTGCAGAACCAGCATGCCCTCTTCCAGACCCTGTATCTCGGCGGCTGCAGCGCGCTGGTGCGCGCGATGAGCAGCCAATTCCCGGAGCTCGGCATGACGCGCGCCGACTGCCGGGAGATGAGCTGGCTGCAGTCCACGGTCTACATCAACTCCGGCGACACCAAGACGCTGGTGGAGACGCTCCTGAACCGAACGACCAGCCTGAGCACGTTCACCAAGAACAAGTCCGACTACGTCAAGCAAGCGATCACAAAGGAGACGTGGGAAAAGATCTTCCCCTGGTTCAACAGCTCCGCCGCGGGACTCATGATCCTGGAGCCTCACGGCCGAAGGGTCGGCAGCATCGCCGATGAGGACACGCCATACCCTCACCGGAGCAGCGTCCTCTACAACATCCAGTACGTCGCGTTCTGGACGGGCAACGGCACGGACGGGCCGAACTGGATCGGTGGTCTGTACAACTTCATGGAGCCGTTCGTTAGCAAGAACCCGAGGGGTGCGTACGTGAACTACCGGGACCTGGACATCGGGGAGAACACGGTGGTCGGCGGTGTCACGACCTACGAAAGCGGCAAGGTGTGGGGTGAGAGTTACTTCGGGGGCAACTTCGAGAGGCTCGCCATCACGAAGGGGAAGGTGGACGCCGGCGACTACTTCAGAAACGAGCAGAGCGTACCCCCACTTCTCTCGAGGAAGTGA